Proteins co-encoded in one Corynebacterium tuberculostearicum genomic window:
- a CDS encoding NAD(P)/FAD-dependent oxidoreductase, with protein MLPTSYKGGAMYLDVIIVGGGFAGTAAAITLARANRNLQVIDSGAPRNRFSEHSHGILGLDGAAPTELLHRGHAEVKKFGGTITTGVVENLTRISERAPWQIKLSDGEVLESRHVLIATGLTDKLPAVPGLSDLWGTRVFHCPYCHGYEVTGKKVALIGGANPPFTIRISKLLSKWSDTLTFYPNGLELTDLDRTQLAGLGVKVVDAEVTQVQTDEATPTGVKVHSSAGEDTYEACFTGPDFLPNDALLRDAGCESANGWVSVEHGQTSVSRLWATGNVVSSPDQVSQAMGSGAAVGIAIDQRMLDEDLAKL; from the coding sequence ATGCTACCCACTTCCTATAAAGGAGGAGCAATGTACTTGGACGTCATTATCGTCGGCGGTGGATTTGCCGGCACCGCAGCCGCCATCACCTTGGCCCGCGCTAACCGCAATCTTCAGGTTATCGATTCCGGTGCTCCCCGCAATCGCTTCAGCGAACATTCCCATGGCATCCTTGGCCTCGACGGCGCGGCTCCTACCGAACTGCTCCACCGCGGTCACGCGGAGGTGAAGAAATTCGGCGGAACCATTACCACAGGCGTGGTAGAGAACCTCACCCGAATTTCCGAGCGCGCTCCTTGGCAGATAAAACTTTCCGACGGGGAGGTCCTCGAGTCCCGCCACGTTCTCATCGCGACGGGGCTCACGGACAAACTCCCTGCAGTTCCCGGCCTCAGCGATTTGTGGGGCACCAGGGTCTTTCACTGCCCGTACTGCCATGGCTACGAAGTCACCGGGAAGAAGGTTGCGCTCATCGGCGGCGCGAATCCGCCTTTTACTATCCGGATTAGCAAGCTGCTGTCCAAGTGGTCGGACACGCTGACCTTCTACCCCAACGGCCTTGAGCTCACCGATCTCGATCGCACTCAACTCGCCGGATTGGGCGTAAAAGTAGTCGATGCAGAGGTGACCCAGGTCCAAACAGATGAAGCGACTCCAACCGGCGTAAAGGTGCACAGTTCTGCTGGAGAAGACACCTATGAAGCATGCTTTACTGGGCCCGATTTTCTGCCCAATGACGCACTGCTGCGGGATGCCGGTTGCGAATCGGCCAACGGGTGGGTCAGCGTAGAGCATGGCCAGACCTCGGTATCGCGCCTGTGGGCGACCGGCAATGTGGTCAGCTCACCGGACCAAGTCTCGCAAGCGATGGGCAGCGGCGCGGCCGTGGGCATCGCCATCGATCAGCGCATGCTCGATGAAGACCTGGCGAAGCTCTAG
- a CDS encoding FluC/FEX family fluoride channel, with translation MNLIWVLLGGFVGGSLRYGFTRLVPAPYCTFVANILGSLALGLAYGFAQLADAPLIHPFLALGLAGGLSTWSTLAKELGEMIKRKQWWRLSKYLFWTIGLGIVVAWRGTIWAARIYHGI, from the coding sequence ATGAATCTTATCTGGGTCCTTCTCGGCGGTTTCGTTGGCGGCAGCCTGCGCTATGGCTTTACCCGGCTTGTGCCCGCCCCCTACTGCACTTTCGTGGCGAATATTTTGGGCTCCCTAGCCCTTGGCCTGGCCTATGGTTTCGCCCAGCTTGCCGACGCCCCCCTTATCCACCCCTTCCTCGCCCTCGGCCTAGCCGGTGGTCTCTCCACCTGGTCCACGTTGGCGAAGGAACTGGGAGAAATGATCAAACGCAAGCAGTGGTGGCGGCTTAGCAAATATCTCTTCTGGACCATCGGCCTCGGCATCGTTGTGGCCTGGCGCGGCACCATCTGGGCAGCGCGCATATATCACGGCATTTAA
- a CDS encoding fructosamine kinase family protein: MQIFSKRVRDRDQAGAEAAGLRWLGEATDAVVNVVSADGLEIVTERVDDVMPTPEAARKFGAELARMHRAGAEAFGAPPAGWEGKNFIGSIEQDCIPTDSWGEFYVEQRVLPFAELAGISAAQLDLVRRACDAIAARSWDVAPARIHGDLWTGNLLFGSDGGIMIDPAAHGGHPHTDLGMLALFGAPYLEEIFQGYGAPKNIEKWIPMHQLHPLAVHALTHGASYNRPLERAAAATLEALG, from the coding sequence ATGCAGATTTTTTCAAAGCGAGTACGCGACAGGGATCAAGCAGGTGCCGAGGCTGCTGGACTGAGGTGGCTCGGGGAAGCCACCGACGCGGTAGTCAACGTCGTGAGCGCCGACGGGCTAGAAATCGTTACCGAGCGCGTGGACGACGTCATGCCCACGCCGGAGGCGGCGAGGAAGTTTGGTGCGGAGCTGGCTCGCATGCACCGCGCCGGAGCTGAGGCGTTTGGCGCACCTCCTGCCGGATGGGAGGGAAAGAACTTCATCGGCAGCATCGAGCAAGACTGCATCCCGACGGATAGCTGGGGTGAGTTCTATGTTGAACAGCGCGTGCTGCCTTTTGCAGAACTGGCGGGGATTAGTGCGGCGCAGCTGGACTTGGTAAGGCGTGCCTGCGACGCCATCGCCGCGCGCAGTTGGGATGTGGCGCCGGCTCGCATCCACGGTGATTTGTGGACGGGAAACCTGCTTTTTGGGTCCGACGGCGGCATCATGATTGACCCTGCTGCCCATGGTGGGCATCCGCATACGGATTTGGGGATGTTGGCGCTTTTCGGGGCGCCATACCTCGAGGAAATCTTCCAGGGCTATGGTGCGCCAAAGAACATCGAGAAGTGGATTCCCATGCACCAGCTGCACCCGCTGGCGGTGCATGCGCTTACGCACGGCGCCAGCTATAACCGGCCGTTGGAGCGCGCGGCGGCCGCTACTTTGGAGGCGCTGGGCTAA
- a CDS encoding MauE/DoxX family redox-associated membrane protein: MSSKINGKLAFDVISFIARFGMAWVWIDAGVHKLGKTLDMTQAIKGYDIFTPDWALYLATVIGPLEVIGGLLLLLGLFLRRSSIVATIVLLLFMVGIAQAWARGLDIDCGCFGYDAQNPDRGMDYAKTLLRDAAYLFFTVWTIKRPFTKFALHS; this comes from the coding sequence GTGAGTAGCAAGATTAATGGGAAGCTGGCGTTCGACGTCATCAGCTTCATCGCCCGCTTTGGCATGGCCTGGGTGTGGATTGACGCCGGCGTGCATAAGCTCGGCAAAACTCTAGATATGACTCAAGCCATCAAAGGCTATGACATTTTTACGCCTGATTGGGCTCTTTATCTGGCAACGGTCATTGGTCCATTGGAAGTTATCGGTGGCTTGCTCTTGCTACTCGGGCTGTTTTTGCGGAGGTCCTCCATCGTTGCAACCATCGTGTTGTTGCTGTTTATGGTGGGCATCGCACAGGCCTGGGCCCGCGGGCTAGATATTGATTGCGGCTGCTTTGGCTATGACGCCCAAAACCCTGACCGCGGAATGGACTATGCGAAGACGCTATTGCGCGATGCCGCATATTTATTCTTCACTGTATGGACTATCAAACGCCCTTTCACCAAGTTTGCCCTTCACTCCTAG
- the pgm gene encoding phosphoglucomutase (alpha-D-glucose-1,6-bisphosphate-dependent), with product MAHERAGMLAQPSDLIDIAELVTAYYTRTPDADNPDQQVSFGTSGHRGSALDCAFNEAHILAITQAIVDYRAEQGVTGAIFIGRDTHALSEPAMVSALEVLLANELEVRVDDRGRYTPTPAVSHAILTHPGTDGIVITPSHNPPRDGGFKYNPPTGGPADAQATDWIAERANGYLRAGLEGVKRTSVHGVLDERCVKHNYVHNYVADLKNVVDMQAIKDSGLRIGADPMGGASVDYWQAIADHYGLNMTVVNPDVDSTFRFMTLDTDGKIRMDCSSPDAMASLIDARSSFDLATGNDADADRHGIVTPDAGLMNPNHYLAVAIEYLFSHRPQWGNAGVGKTLVSSSMIDRVVKSLGRELVEVPVGFKWFVPGLVEGTIGFGGEESAGASFLRFDGSVWSTDKDGIIMDLLAAEITAVTGKSPSQRYAELAEKFGAPAYARTDAPANREQKTILKKLSPEKVSATELAGEDIVAKLTEAPGNGAAIGGLKVATENAWFAARPSGTEDKYKIYAESFLGEEHLSQVQAEAQAVVANVLKG from the coding sequence ATGGCCCACGAGCGCGCCGGCATGCTTGCACAACCATCGGACCTCATTGACATCGCAGAATTGGTCACCGCCTACTACACCCGCACCCCGGATGCGGATAACCCTGACCAGCAGGTCTCCTTTGGCACCTCCGGGCATCGCGGCTCCGCACTCGACTGCGCTTTTAATGAGGCGCATATCCTGGCGATTACCCAGGCCATTGTGGACTACCGCGCGGAGCAGGGGGTTACCGGGGCGATTTTCATCGGCCGCGATACCCACGCGCTTTCCGAGCCTGCCATGGTCTCCGCCCTCGAGGTGCTGCTGGCCAATGAGCTGGAGGTTCGCGTCGATGATCGCGGCCGCTATACCCCGACCCCGGCGGTATCCCACGCGATTTTGACCCACCCCGGTACCGACGGCATTGTGATTACCCCGTCTCATAACCCTCCGCGCGATGGTGGCTTCAAGTACAACCCGCCAACCGGCGGCCCGGCCGATGCGCAGGCAACCGATTGGATTGCAGAGCGCGCCAACGGCTACCTGCGCGCCGGGCTGGAGGGGGTCAAGCGGACCTCGGTTCACGGCGTGCTGGATGAGCGCTGCGTGAAGCACAACTACGTACACAACTATGTTGCTGACCTAAAGAACGTGGTGGATATGCAGGCCATTAAGGACTCCGGCCTGCGCATCGGTGCCGACCCCATGGGTGGTGCTTCGGTGGACTATTGGCAGGCCATTGCGGATCACTATGGGCTGAATATGACCGTGGTCAACCCTGATGTGGACTCCACCTTCCGCTTTATGACCTTGGATACGGACGGCAAGATCCGCATGGATTGTTCCTCGCCGGATGCCATGGCCTCGCTTATCGACGCCCGCTCAAGCTTCGACCTTGCCACCGGCAACGACGCCGATGCGGATCGCCATGGCATTGTCACTCCCGATGCGGGCTTGATGAACCCCAATCATTACCTTGCCGTGGCTATTGAGTATCTCTTCAGTCACCGTCCGCAGTGGGGGAATGCCGGTGTGGGCAAGACTTTGGTGTCCTCCTCCATGATTGACCGCGTGGTGAAAAGCTTGGGACGCGAATTGGTGGAGGTTCCCGTCGGCTTCAAGTGGTTTGTGCCGGGATTGGTCGAAGGCACCATTGGCTTCGGTGGCGAAGAATCCGCCGGTGCGTCTTTCCTCCGCTTCGATGGCTCCGTATGGTCCACCGATAAGGATGGCATCATTATGGATCTGCTTGCCGCGGAGATTACCGCGGTGACGGGTAAGAGCCCGTCCCAGCGCTATGCAGAGCTGGCGGAAAAATTCGGCGCCCCAGCCTATGCTCGCACCGACGCCCCCGCGAACCGCGAGCAAAAGACGATTCTGAAGAAGCTATCTCCCGAAAAAGTCAGCGCTACGGAGCTGGCGGGGGAGGACATTGTGGCCAAGCTGACGGAGGCGCCCGGCAACGGTGCGGCCATTGGCGGCCTGAAGGTAGCGACGGAAAATGCCTGGTTCGCCGCGCGTCCTTCTGGTACGGAAGATAAATACAAAATCTATGCCGAGTCTTTCTTGGGTGAGGAACATCTCAGCCAGGTACAAGCAGAAGCACAGGCAGTTGTTGCCAATGTTTTAAAGGGCTAA
- a CDS encoding fluoride efflux transporter family protein has protein sequence MPQFLVVGAGAALGAAARYLLSVALGGGMIPLLIINILGSALMGYFRPGPFWGTGVLGGFTSFATFAFLTSEAHWTTALAYVLATIVGCVGGYLAGDKLR, from the coding sequence ATGCCTCAATTCCTCGTCGTGGGTGCTGGCGCTGCGCTCGGTGCGGCTGCCAGATACTTGCTTTCCGTAGCACTCGGCGGCGGCATGATCCCGCTGCTCATCATTAATATTCTCGGCAGCGCACTCATGGGCTACTTCCGCCCCGGCCCTTTTTGGGGCACCGGCGTGCTCGGCGGTTTCACCAGCTTTGCCACCTTCGCCTTCCTGACTTCCGAAGCCCATTGGACCACCGCCCTAGCCTATGTCCTAGCCACCATTGTCGGCTGCGTGGGCGGCTACCTGGCAGGTGACAAGCTGCGATGA
- the nadE gene encoding ammonia-dependent NAD(+) synthetase — MNVMSNDAENLQQTIIKALGVRPFIDPESEVRRRVDFLVDYLRTTGAKGYVLGISGGQDSTLAGKLAQLAVDRVDGTEFWAVRLPYGVQADEDDAQIALDFIQPDHRPTVDIKQATLALDDQVTDAVQLADVADFNRGNTKARLRMTAQYAIAGEVGALVIGTDHAAENVTAFFTKWGDGAADLLPLAGLNKRQGAALLEHLGAPRSTWEKVPTADLEDDKPQLPDEEALGVTYCHIDDYLEGKTVPDAARERIETLWHRGAHKRIMPQGPNV, encoded by the coding sequence ATGAACGTCATGTCGAATGATGCCGAAAACCTGCAGCAAACCATCATAAAAGCCCTGGGTGTGCGCCCCTTTATCGATCCAGAATCCGAAGTGCGACGCCGCGTGGATTTCTTGGTTGACTACCTGCGTACCACCGGTGCTAAAGGCTACGTGCTGGGAATTTCCGGCGGCCAGGATTCCACCTTGGCGGGAAAGCTCGCGCAGCTAGCGGTGGACCGCGTCGACGGCACGGAGTTTTGGGCCGTGCGCCTGCCCTACGGTGTGCAGGCCGATGAGGACGATGCCCAAATTGCCCTGGATTTCATCCAGCCGGATCACCGCCCCACCGTTGATATCAAGCAGGCCACCTTGGCCCTCGACGATCAGGTGACGGATGCTGTGCAGCTTGCCGACGTCGCCGATTTCAACCGCGGCAATACCAAAGCCCGCCTGCGCATGACCGCCCAGTACGCCATCGCAGGCGAGGTCGGCGCCCTCGTCATCGGTACCGATCATGCGGCGGAAAACGTCACCGCTTTCTTTACCAAGTGGGGCGATGGCGCGGCGGATCTCCTCCCTTTGGCCGGCCTCAATAAGCGCCAAGGCGCCGCTCTCCTAGAGCACCTCGGCGCCCCACGCTCTACCTGGGAAAAGGTTCCCACCGCGGACTTGGAGGACGATAAGCCTCAGCTTCCCGATGAAGAGGCCCTCGGCGTCACCTACTGCCACATCGATGACTACCTAGAGGGCAAGACGGTTCCCGACGCCGCCCGCGAACGCATCGAAACCTTATGGCACCGCGGTGCTCACAAGCGCATCATGCCGCAGGGGCCGAACGTTTAG
- a CDS encoding alanine/glycine:cation symporter family protein: MDSLNSILSAISAVVWGPFILIPLLLGTGLWLTIRLGGLQFRALGRATRHVFATDSDDESPEGDISNYQALTTALAATVGVGNIVGVATALSIGGPGALVWIWITGLLGMASKYTEAYLGVRFRTTDSKGEMSGGPQQYLKRGIPGPLGSVLAVFFAIFAICASFGIGNLAQANAVATNMESTFGIAPAATGAILFVLVGSVLLGGIQAIGRITAAFVPLMIIVYVLGGLYVIFSHATEIPAAFAMIFSDAFTESAAGGGFVGSTIMMAIQYGVARGIFSNESGMGSAAIAAAAAKTPHPARQGLVSMTQTFIDTIIVVTITGLVIVVGGTWDMGRDEAGIMTAEAFSRVLPGDWGGTIVSLSIIFFAFSTIMAWAYYGERSLESLCGRKASIPYRMFFACLLFVGSVSELELAWTFSDLANGLIAIPNLIGLFLLSGLVARETKAYLAFDPKLNKPVDEVRAFVESQGMDWK, encoded by the coding sequence ATGGACTCGCTTAATTCCATCCTCTCCGCCATCAGCGCCGTAGTGTGGGGGCCGTTCATCCTCATTCCCCTCCTGCTGGGAACCGGCCTGTGGCTGACCATTCGTCTGGGCGGACTCCAATTCCGAGCGCTGGGCCGCGCGACGCGTCACGTCTTTGCCACAGACTCTGACGATGAGTCCCCCGAGGGTGATATTTCCAACTATCAGGCGCTGACCACCGCCCTTGCCGCCACCGTGGGAGTGGGAAATATCGTGGGCGTGGCCACGGCGCTGTCCATCGGCGGCCCTGGCGCACTGGTATGGATCTGGATTACCGGCCTACTGGGCATGGCCTCCAAATACACCGAGGCATACCTGGGTGTGCGCTTTCGCACCACGGATTCCAAGGGCGAGATGTCCGGTGGGCCGCAGCAATACCTCAAGCGTGGCATCCCCGGACCACTCGGCTCGGTACTAGCAGTATTCTTTGCCATCTTTGCCATCTGCGCCTCTTTTGGCATCGGCAACCTCGCCCAAGCCAATGCCGTGGCCACCAATATGGAATCGACCTTCGGTATCGCCCCGGCGGCCACCGGCGCCATTCTCTTCGTCTTGGTGGGATCCGTACTCCTCGGCGGCATCCAAGCCATCGGCCGTATAACCGCCGCATTCGTGCCGCTGATGATCATCGTCTACGTATTGGGCGGCCTGTATGTGATCTTCTCGCATGCCACCGAGATCCCCGCAGCCTTCGCCATGATCTTCAGCGATGCCTTTACCGAATCCGCCGCCGGCGGCGGATTCGTGGGCTCTACCATCATGATGGCCATTCAATACGGCGTCGCCCGCGGCATCTTCTCCAATGAATCCGGCATGGGCTCCGCCGCCATCGCCGCTGCGGCCGCCAAGACCCCGCACCCGGCGCGCCAGGGGTTGGTGTCGATGACCCAGACCTTCATCGACACCATCATCGTGGTCACCATCACCGGCTTGGTCATTGTTGTAGGCGGCACCTGGGATATGGGCCGCGACGAGGCCGGAATCATGACGGCCGAGGCCTTCTCCCGCGTATTGCCGGGAGACTGGGGCGGCACTATCGTTTCCCTCTCCATTATTTTCTTTGCCTTTTCCACCATCATGGCCTGGGCGTATTACGGCGAGCGTTCCCTGGAATCCCTGTGCGGGCGCAAAGCTTCCATCCCCTACCGCATGTTCTTTGCCTGTCTCCTTTTTGTAGGCTCCGTCTCGGAACTCGAGCTCGCTTGGACCTTCTCCGATCTAGCTAACGGCCTCATCGCCATCCCGAACCTCATTGGCTTGTTCCTCCTCTCCGGCCTTGTGGCCCGCGAGACCAAGGCCTACCTAGCCTTCGACCCCAAGCTCAATAAGCCAGTGGATGAGGTGCGCGCGTTCGTAGAGTCCCAAGGGATGGACTGGAAGTAA
- a CDS encoding DsbA family protein, with the protein MSKVTDPNAKGGNGFIWGVGVLLVVIAVVIGYIVWNGKQSSPGTLGDVDVQDVNMSMEYNDGAITLKSDSAKKGTPEVDLYEDYSCPHCAELAAATDGDMKQAIEDGKLIVHVRTLNFLDGKEIETQEGYSTKAVAAMSELSKSGDVKTYWNLRDYMLQNQQKVATSWEIEDIADAAKELGAEDDVVESMKDVDIKQGNRMAKTNYDKLDKETGSVSSPRIVKDGKDVPSKADEKAGKNLGDWVEIVTK; encoded by the coding sequence ATGAGCAAAGTAACTGACCCGAACGCCAAGGGCGGCAACGGATTTATTTGGGGAGTCGGCGTACTCCTCGTCGTCATTGCCGTTGTCATTGGCTACATCGTGTGGAACGGTAAGCAGTCTTCCCCTGGTACTCTTGGTGATGTTGATGTCCAAGACGTAAATATGTCCATGGAATACAACGACGGTGCCATCACCCTCAAGTCTGACAGTGCCAAGAAGGGTACCCCTGAGGTGGATCTCTACGAGGACTACTCCTGCCCGCATTGTGCAGAATTGGCTGCAGCTACCGACGGTGACATGAAGCAGGCCATCGAAGATGGCAAGCTGATCGTTCACGTGCGCACCCTCAACTTCCTGGATGGCAAAGAAATTGAAACCCAGGAGGGCTATTCCACTAAGGCGGTAGCCGCTATGTCTGAGCTGTCTAAGTCTGGGGACGTTAAGACCTACTGGAATCTGCGTGACTACATGCTGCAGAATCAGCAGAAGGTGGCTACTTCTTGGGAGATTGAGGACATTGCGGACGCAGCCAAGGAACTTGGTGCGGAAGATGATGTTGTTGAGTCCATGAAGGATGTGGATATCAAGCAGGGCAATAGGATGGCGAAGACCAATTATGACAAGCTGGATAAGGAAACGGGCTCTGTCTCCTCGCCGCGCATTGTCAAGGATGGCAAGGATGTACCATCCAAGGCGGATGAGAAGGCCGGCAAGAACCTGGGTGACTGGGTAGAGATCGTCACCAAGTAG
- a CDS encoding DUF805 domain-containing protein yields the protein MNRDSTGFFTREALYGASPVQAVGRFFVKYFNFRGRASMSEFWWVFGFLVLSSVAIGIIDRHFGVDIETIAEAVLVIPVVSLICRRLHDSGRTGLLCLIGFIPVFGGIALLFMMALPTRERAAL from the coding sequence ATGAATCGTGATTCCACAGGGTTCTTTACACGCGAAGCGCTTTATGGGGCGTCGCCTGTGCAAGCAGTGGGCAGGTTCTTTGTAAAGTACTTCAACTTTCGTGGCCGAGCGTCCATGAGTGAGTTTTGGTGGGTCTTCGGCTTCCTCGTGCTGAGTTCTGTGGCAATCGGTATTATCGACCGGCACTTTGGCGTGGATATTGAGACTATTGCAGAGGCGGTACTTGTGATTCCAGTCGTTTCCTTGATATGCCGGCGGCTGCACGATTCCGGGCGGACGGGGCTGTTATGCCTGATTGGGTTCATTCCCGTGTTTGGTGGAATCGCGTTGCTCTTTATGATGGCGCTGCCCACGCGCGAGCGCGCGGCGCTTTAA
- a CDS encoding ABC transporter permease: MARGSAMRRVSLRNIVAHKLRLGLTILAVVLGTAFIAGSFMFTNSLKSTFDSAVDNQFRGVDAVVSQKDDNGPKLDEKLRQQLANDEDVKNINIADSETVVAANENSEAYQTQGGTANVVPFYPEDKVVGGADELKEGEEPSGKDEVLINSTAAEKYDISVGQKLIVVHPDEQDTVTVSGIFELAVDQGDSIVLSMAEKDYLERYGDPSQLKVSAADGVDANSLVDHLNEKYEVKAESGERLAEETSEMMSSALKFINYFLIAFGLIALLVGTFIIANTFSMIVAQRTKEFALLRALGASRRQITNSVVVESAIVGLLGSIVGVVAGMGLVAIIKAVMSAKGMPFDGGLGLSVSAIVVPIILGTIVTVVSAWAPARRAGRVQPVEAMRTTESASATSLKVRTISGTIILLVGIAAALAGVLSDAETNIRAILVGIGAFGVIVGFFLAGPALSLPLVPTVGKAIGAPFGAIGSLAATNSRRNPRRTAATAFALTLGVALVTAIGMLGATMKSSVADTVEQNITSDYLLSGPSSGEFPTPKDTGKRAAEAEGVDKVITIGMAPVTVNDQASMDYGPQFKQTMTADGDPSSMIALDMVEGDANLDKGFIATDEFAKEHGWKVGETYKVASAANDKKAEAKLVGTFKPTEVVQNMVLSQDVAEKVAPERSFTVQMVGVSGQEGYDKEELRHNLEDAVKDLVVVQVNSGEEYAGQAAGFIDQMLSILYGLLALAVIIAVLGIVNTLTLGVIERRQEIGMLRAVGTQRRQIRTMITLESVQIALFGAVMGILIGLGLGWSFIEILGDEGLDSAQIPWAMVLIMLVGSAIVGFIAAVWPSQRAAKTPPLEAIAD; this comes from the coding sequence ATGGCACGTGGGAGCGCAATGCGCAGGGTGTCCCTGCGCAATATCGTGGCGCATAAACTGCGCCTAGGGCTGACGATTCTTGCGGTGGTTTTGGGCACCGCGTTTATTGCCGGTTCGTTCATGTTCACCAATTCTCTGAAGTCTACCTTTGACTCCGCGGTGGATAATCAGTTCCGCGGCGTGGACGCGGTGGTGAGCCAAAAGGACGACAACGGACCGAAGCTTGATGAGAAGCTTCGCCAGCAATTGGCTAACGATGAGGATGTCAAGAATATCAACATCGCGGATTCGGAAACCGTCGTCGCCGCAAATGAGAATTCGGAGGCTTATCAGACGCAGGGCGGTACCGCCAATGTCGTTCCCTTCTACCCCGAGGATAAGGTCGTGGGCGGCGCTGACGAGCTGAAGGAAGGCGAGGAGCCGAGCGGCAAGGACGAGGTCCTCATCAATTCGACCGCCGCGGAGAAGTATGACATCTCCGTGGGGCAGAAGCTCATTGTGGTTCACCCAGATGAACAAGACACAGTGACCGTTTCCGGCATTTTTGAGTTGGCCGTGGACCAGGGCGATAGCATCGTGCTGAGCATGGCTGAAAAGGACTACCTGGAGCGCTACGGCGATCCGAGCCAGCTTAAAGTTTCTGCGGCCGACGGTGTAGATGCTAATTCTTTGGTGGATCACCTCAATGAGAAGTACGAGGTCAAGGCGGAGTCGGGCGAGCGCCTGGCGGAGGAAACCTCCGAGATGATGTCTTCTGCTCTGAAGTTCATCAATTATTTCCTCATTGCATTCGGCCTGATTGCGCTGCTGGTGGGCACGTTTATCATTGCTAATACTTTCTCGATGATTGTCGCGCAGCGCACCAAGGAATTCGCGCTCCTGCGTGCCCTGGGTGCTTCTCGCCGCCAGATTACGAACTCGGTGGTAGTGGAATCCGCCATTGTGGGCCTTCTGGGCTCTATCGTTGGCGTAGTTGCAGGCATGGGCTTGGTCGCCATTATCAAGGCGGTTATGAGCGCGAAAGGCATGCCGTTCGATGGCGGCTTGGGCTTGAGTGTATCGGCCATTGTGGTCCCGATCATCTTGGGCACCATCGTGACGGTGGTTTCTGCGTGGGCCCCGGCACGGCGCGCGGGTCGCGTCCAGCCGGTAGAGGCCATGCGCACCACCGAGTCTGCTTCGGCTACTTCGCTAAAGGTACGCACGATTTCCGGCACCATTATCCTGCTGGTAGGCATTGCGGCGGCGTTGGCAGGCGTGCTTTCCGACGCCGAGACGAACATCCGCGCCATCCTCGTTGGCATCGGCGCGTTCGGCGTAATCGTTGGATTCTTCTTGGCCGGCCCGGCCCTGTCGCTGCCTCTGGTTCCCACGGTGGGCAAGGCAATCGGTGCACCGTTTGGTGCTATTGGTTCACTGGCGGCGACGAACTCGCGCCGCAATCCGCGCCGCACCGCCGCCACTGCCTTCGCGCTGACTTTGGGCGTGGCCCTAGTGACCGCTATCGGCATGCTTGGCGCAACGATGAAGTCTTCCGTGGCCGATACCGTCGAGCAAAACATCACCTCTGATTACCTGCTTTCCGGCCCTAGCTCCGGTGAGTTCCCGACACCGAAGGACACTGGTAAGCGTGCGGCCGAAGCCGAGGGCGTCGATAAGGTCATCACCATCGGCATGGCTCCGGTAACTGTGAATGATCAGGCTTCGATGGATTATGGCCCGCAATTCAAGCAGACAATGACTGCGGATGGTGATCCATCCTCGATGATTGCGCTCGACATGGTCGAGGGCGACGCCAACTTGGATAAGGGCTTTATTGCTACCGATGAGTTTGCCAAGGAGCACGGTTGGAAGGTAGGAGAGACCTACAAGGTAGCTTCTGCCGCAAATGATAAGAAGGCCGAAGCCAAGCTTGTGGGCACCTTTAAGCCGACTGAAGTGGTGCAGAACATGGTGCTCTCGCAGGATGTGGCTGAGAAGGTTGCGCCGGAGAGGTCCTTTACCGTGCAGATGGTAGGGGTCTCGGGCCAAGAAGGCTATGACAAGGAAGAACTGCGCCATAATCTGGAGGATGCGGTCAAGGACTTGGTCGTGGTTCAGGTTAATTCTGGCGAGGAATATGCGGGCCAAGCCGCCGGATTCATCGACCAGATGCTTTCCATTCTGTATGGCCTGCTTGCCCTTGCGGTGATTATTGCCGTGCTGGGCATTGTCAATACCTTGACCCTGGGTGTTATTGAGCGCCGCCAGGAGATCGGCATGTTGCGTGCGGTGGGTACGCAGCGCCGCCAGATCCGCACGATGATTACGCTGGAGTCGGTGCAAATCGCGCTCTTCGGCGCGGTCATGGGCATCCTCATTGGCTTGGGACTCGGTTGGTCCTTCATCGAGATCCTTGGTGATGAGGGACTGGACTCTGCGCAGATTCCGTGGGCGATGGTGCTCATCATGCTGGTGGGCTCGGCCATCGTCGGCTTTATTGCGGCAGTATGGCCGTCGCAACGCGCGGCGAAGACGCCGCCATTGGAAGCAATCGCGGACTAG